In the genome of Arachis stenosperma cultivar V10309 chromosome 6, arast.V10309.gnm1.PFL2, whole genome shotgun sequence, the window ATTaggaaaaaaaagtaaaatagaatAATTTTCCAAATAAACATCTTCATTATCCCGGAAATGAAATTTCTAATACCTTGAGTATGGCAAGAAATTTGAATATCTTtatgcatatatcttttgaatattttaaaaaaaataaaaatatctttattttttttcacgGAAAAATATCTTAAAGTTATTCCTAATATTTTGCATAATTGAAAGTGCAAACCAAGGCCTTGAGCAGTTTATGTgtttcccccccccccccccccccccttctgTTTTTCGCGAATTTAGATGCTTTTATGAGTTTCGGGCTTAAGGCTCTTAGTATTGGGCTGAGCCCATTAAGGATGAGAATTATCAAAACACATATTGgtcaatcttttccaaaattaaTCACTTCGTTGTGATGTGCATGTAAAATTAAAAGAGTGAGAAGGCTGAATTTTGAATGAAGGATACTtagcatttttttatatattaatattgaaCATTATGCATGCGTTAATCATCGGCCTTCTTTTGGCGGAAGATGATATATATTGTTGTTTGACCCATATACACGCCCTCATCAAGTTATgcatttaattaattacttgtTTCAATATGATAGCTTTAATTTAGTGAATCATAATTAAGCAAATAATGACGTAAATGCATGATAACCAAATGATCTTCTGCTAAATCAAACTATTATTCTTTTACTTGTGTATTTTGTATCTCTAATTATTTTGTACGTTAAGAAAATTCGGTTGTAGAAGGTAGGTTCAACGCTGAAAAAAgaaatcatatatataatataacaaaaaagtTACTAATTATGCATAAGAAAACATTCCATTTAAGTGTTGCATAAGACAACAGCATACACTTCTCTTATTCCATGCCAAACATAAatacatatttataattattatcatTAACAACAAACAATGCTTAGATGCAAAACATTTTTATTATCATGGAGTATATGATATTACTTTTTCTGGAATCATGAATCTTATTACAGAAACTCAAGTGTTAACTTCAAGTGAAATTGATAAGTTTGATTAATGACTTTCAGTTAACTACTCTTATTATTCTGGATCTTATTTATTACTAATTGAGATTAATAGGGTACTTGGGCTGTTTATTTGGAAGGAAGAGCCCCCAAAATTTCTCATAAGTATATGGCGGCGGTGACTGGTTCTTATTATTCTCATCAAACATGGCAAAAACATAGGTCTCAATGGGTCTGCCAGGCCTCTTTGGAGTCCCAAGCTTCACATGCTCAACCAACTTGGTGTTATAAGTCCTTGCGTTGTCCAGTGAAGTGGCCACACCGCCATCGGAGGGCCATCCAGTTTCCGCCACAACTATCTCCAGGGAGCCTCCGCCGGCTTTCTCCAACGCGGAATACGTGGCGTCGACGATTGCATCGAAGAGGTTCTGGTAATGTAGGGAGCCATCGGTGACCAAAGCAGAAGGAGCGGTGAAAAGTGCGTAGTCTAGACGAATGtctctttggttgaagaagtagCTAAAGTAAGGGTACACATTCACAAGCAACGGTGATCGGTTATTCACCAAGAACCTACAcgttaataacaaaaaattattaaatgaaatttcacttcattttaagttaatttatgtaaagttgatagttaaaatttgttaaataatttgataaatttgaCAAATTATCATTTAATATCAGTCAACTATCAAATTTTAGGAGCGAGAAATAGATAGAATTGAAGTAGAAATGAATAACCTTATGACACCATCAAGATATGCGGCTCTGTAATTAGCATTAAAGGAACCCTGCGATGGAGGGTAGGATTGTCCTAAAGCACCGGTCTCAATGGTGTTGGAAACCTTGATCTGGTTACCAAGTCCAGCAGCATTTAGAGCATTCTGGATGTTGTTCATGGCGGGCACCACATACTGCGCATAAATTTCATTTGGTTTGACTTCGTTTCCAACGGAGATGTATCTGAACCTCACATTTCCATAGTTTCTTACGTATTGCTGGACCCATTGGTTGGCGTTGTCCTGGGTGGCTGCTAAGGGTGCTAGATTTTCCTTTGGAATGTCCATGAAGAGCTCGATATTGGAGCCGCGAAGGGCTTCCAGAACATTCTGGTCTGGAGCGTAGATTCGCATCCTTGGAATGTTATATTGTTTGTAGAGTGCAACCACTTCTTGTGCCGATGGCAAGTTGCTTCCCATGTTTCCATAGCATACACCTGTTGCTTCTGCAAACATAACATCACACTCCTCAATTTATGAGCATTAAACATTCAGTTGATAATTGAGAATcacttaaataatttaataagtTTGATTAAATTGTCATTCAATAATTATTTACTTCATATGAACTTAATTGCACTTGAGTTTTTAACttgcttttaaaaaaaagtacagACTCAACTATAAATAATTTGTTTTcataaaatcaataattaataattgttagatgatttgataaatttaattaaattattatttaataattctcaattataaattttaaataaaaataattgtatgtaaatttttatcttttaaaattgacAGTGACTATGTCTTTccatgaaaataataaataaaatgtaGATTAGTatgtaatttatttaaatatattaaattaattttaagttattatattcaTAAGTATTCTAATGAAGACACATGTTAATATAGTACTTATCATGGTAGATATATAGAAATTTATTTGATTACAGAAATAGAGACAGAGAAAACATTTCTCAATATTTAAAAGACTGAAATTTATTATCTACTTCTATTTCTCGTATGTCTAGCTATATATCTCATATGTGGAATGGAATTCATATACaaacttgatcataaaaaaataatgaagttaTACATGGTCATATATTtggaaagaaaaaatgaaagaaaaaaacttaaatattattttcaacGAACTTTTCTTATATATACTAGTAAACTCAATTCTATTGTTAGATAAGGACcaatacatatattattaccaaataataataataataataacaacaacattCACATTCCTGTAAGATATTGAGGCTGGCAtataaatatagataaataCGAGACTTATTAATTAAGGAATAATGGAGCAACCTGTTGTGGCCGTGCCAAAAATTAGTAGCACTAATAATGAGTAGAGAATGATAGAAGGTATGGAAGAATATTTTACAGTTGAATAGGACTGAGCCatttgaaagaaaaaaggaaaaatggtTGAAGGAAGCTAAGAAGATCAAGGATATATTGCAATTGAGGATCCAAAGCAGTTGGTTTATATAGACATAACATAACACAATAAAAACAACTAACAAATTAAAGCCTTTGTAATTGTTCATAGAAATTAGATTAATAGTTCTTAGCTACAATATACTCCACCAAGTCAATGACTACAAGTCTACAAGCTAAGTCAAGAGAACACCACCAAACACCCacttgatgaagaagaagaaaattaaaactCTCTTCACCATTGAAGTGACATCTTACAGGTTGTCTTGCTTGCTAGctcttaaattaattttatcatcTTCTGCACATGAGAAACCCACCCACTCTTTCCTTTTGGATGGTACTCACATTCTAGCTATACCTAAtaatttcttccatttccacttgtacatattttttattattaaatgattattcttatataaaatttatattgtatttaaagtttaattttaatgtattgtCACTTGTTTAATTATATTcgtttttttaataattatttatgtaatgATATATACGTATAAAATTTGTTTATATTATGACGatgcatgaaaattaaattattatatttagtaATAAAAACTGTACGTTCactaaaaataaatgaaattttttccaataaaaataaatgaaattttgTATGAATTTATTCATTGTACATATGAGTGTCCACTTGTAGGAAGATGTTTTTGATTCATTTAATCTGCCTGTAATGGTAAGGCAGTATTCTCTAACAAGTAACAAGGAAGAAAGAAACATGGACATAGAAAATGGGTGACGTAATGCTAAACTTGGCTTCATttgcattttcatttttcattaaTATTTGGTTTCATTTAATGGCACAAGTCTCTTGGCTATTAGAGTGTCTTTCTTTGCTTTTATATTATaagatttttcttttatataaaattttcatttcagtatttttatttaaattccaatacaaaaagaaaatttgtaGATGGAAGATAAGTTATTTTTAAGGTTGTGTCTTGAAATTTTATTCTTTAGTTTCAATACACGATGTATTTTCTTAATTgtttctctcttattctttcaTATACTATTGTAAAAATTGGTTAATAGAGTGATCATGGGAAGATAGAGAAGGTTTCCTTTTGATGGCGAATTAGACTTGATTTTTGTGCTGCTATTCATGAAAGTAAGAAACTAAGAATCCACTTTCATAGCACATAGTATTAAGCATATCATTATCCAAATTCATGTTCTATTGGAAATACAGTATTAGTATTGTTATCGTATTGGGTTTCTAAAGTCAAGAGTCACTTATACCGaatcaaaaatatttgttattattCCACAAGAAGTGGggtaacattattattattatattcaagAACCACTTGCAATAATTCCAATTTACATTGCATTATCAAATCAAGAACTAAATGGAGATAGATATTTCCACCTTTTCCAGAAGCAATAGATCCACAGTTGTTTTCTTATAAGGTAGTGGAATTCGTATTAAACTGACTACCATTTTCATTCAAAGAAAGTTATGAAGTTAtcttgtctttttctttttcttttttccagaCTTAATTTGTAGGTCTTTGTTAGGAAAAACGATAGATGTGCATGTCCAATGTCTTGCTAAATCTTTTCTTAAACCTAAAACACCATAAGAATGATATAATTTTACTTAAATGAACACcaataactttttattttaactatgtatttatttttcacTGCAAGAGTGCTAGTTATAAAATCTATTCCCGGATCCTTAGGTCGAATCTAAACAGTTAAAAGCCCTCAATGACAGGGAAAACGAGAAAAACAGATTCATGAAATACACCCACAAGATTCCAAGAATCAACCTTTATGATTCTTTTGGTTGGATCCACTGAGAATTTGGTACAAGGAAAAGGCACACTTCATAATTTACAGTGCAGCTTATCATGTTCTGCTAACAAATGAATACAAcaataaatatcaaattttgCTACATGTTAGATCTAAAGGGATCAATACTTGCAGCTGAAAATTCCTGCAACTTAAATTGCCTTATACTCCTCTGCTAGATGGGTGATGCTCATTCAAGGCAATACTTGACTTTTTCGAAGTTCAATCGCATGAGTATACAGTATGCAAACACAACATGGAAAGAGTTTAGGCCTTCTAAATTCTGACTGAACAAGTTTATGGTAAGCGCCATCTTTGAATGTCTgcctgaattttcaaaaatatagcCTTCTCAAGTCCATTACCAACTTGTCAAAGACCCTGTCATCCTCCGCCAAATACACTTCGGCCGCTTTTCTAGTATCGAAAGTATTTCCTTCTATAAGGTAGCTTTCCTCGTCTTTTACAATCATTCCATGTTCACAAGCCAAATCTAAGACCTCTGCTTCGTGGCAAAAGCCTCCTCCAAACTTGATGCCTAGTTCAGCCTTTTTGAGTGCTGCTGGTGCTAGTTTATTTTTCGCCACTTGCACACAGACCCGAAGACCCTCCACCTAAAGTACCGGATGACACAAGGGAGAGCAAAAGAATTAAACAATAAGAGAAAGGTTCTTGGGATGAAAAGGTGAaatttctttctaaattttacTAAATGGCATTAAACAAGTAATATActaatataaatcataaaataaaggTGGCGAGGTTGTAAAGTTTTCATCAGGagattaaataatttattatacgCCATCTGTCATATGTCATAACCCTAACTAACAGTACATTCAAGTAGAAATTACCTTATCATCAGTTTTGATCAATCCCATTCTCGAAAGTCTCAATCGAACAGCAGCATAGAATCTCAAAGCATTTCCACCACAAGTTACCTCTTCTGCAGGTCCACATCCCTTAGCTGATTTTGGACTAAATCTAATCTGTGTACGAAGATGGAATGATAAAGCCAGTGAATCGTAAATATATTACAAAAAGAAATTCAAATAGTGAGGTTTGAAATTGATCAAGTAGTATGGTTTCAACCTGATTAACAAAAATGATAAGAGTTTGTGAATGTGATAATGAATACTGAATTTTCCGCAGTGCTTGGGTCATCAGTCGGGGTTGTAAATCTAGTTTGGTGCTAACACCTAACTGATCAAGTTCACGCTTGGGTAGAAGGGCAGCAACCTGGGACAACAAAGCCATCGTATAAGTTATAATCATATAAGAAACAGAACCAAAGAGGAAATGATCAAAAGCTAGACAAATACTTGGATGAAGGTTTGTTTGTGGACAAATTTAGTATGAGACAAATTTTTGCTCTACCAAATCCTCGCTAGTTATAAATATATACTTACACTATCAACCACAATCACATCTACAGCTCCACTTTTCGTTAATGTATCAACCATGCTCAACACATTTTCGGCACAGTCTGGATGTGAGACAAGAAGTTTTCCGGTATTCACACCTATTGATTCCACAAGTGAAGCGTCCAATGCATTCTCTACATCAAGATATGCACAATATCCTGCCAACAGAATATACAGAGAAAATCATTTTCTCCAGTGTGCTCcaagaattaattatttattattgattGCCTATAATCACTTACTAATGACACCAATATTTCAACTCTAATAAAGTGTATTCATATTTTGAACTCAAACACATGAAGAACTTCTTTGTCAAAATATCATCTATCACCAATCTTTGTACACACCTCCATGCTTTTGAGCTTCTTTAATAACTTGAAGTGCAAGTGTTGTCTTGCCAGCTGCTTCTCGTCCATAAATTTCAACAATCCTACCCTAACGTGTTAAAACGTAATAGAAATTAGGAAACCTCATGAATATATAATAGGATGCCAGAGGTGGAGTTCTCAGAATATGAGCTTGCTAACACAGAAAACGAACTAGCTGAGTGAGATGCTAAAGCTATATGACTAACATTTAAGCAAAAGAAGGGAACACCAGAGCATTTGACAACATGTGTCAACAACCATCAAACTGCAAAACGTAATACAAATTCCTATCTTTGTGGCTATGTCTAACTAGTGGCTGCACTAATGTCACCTTTGGCAATCCTCCCATTCCAAGAGCTATGTCAAGCTTCAGGGAGCCTGTAGATATCACTTGAGCGCGGCGCACACCAAAAAACTTCTGCAAAGATAACATTGATTCCTCACTAAACTCATTAGCAAGCTGTGAGACAGCCAAGCGAAGTGCATCATCTTTTTCTGTTGCTTTGACATCATCATGGATCACTTCAAATTCTAAATCTGAGGCTTCAGTTGAAACTATCACATGTTTCCAAAATAATTAACACATTACTCAcgattatttttaaatataagcAGTTAGTATTTAAAATAACAGCGAAAAAGGCGAACAAACTTGAATACAGAATTACAGATACATATATAAATCACACACAAAAGGAAAGAGAATAATGATCACAAAAGAAGGCCAGCAGGAATTGATGACAAAACATACACACGGAGCATTAAGAGACACAGGAACCAATACCAGCTGGAGAAAGCGAGCACATGTTCATGCCAATCTTGGTCATTATTGCTCTACCTCCACTCTGGGGAAAAAGTGATAACTTGTCATAAAATAAGATGAAAATGAACAGCTATGATTTACATGAAATGGCTACCAAACACATCTACATGACAAACTACGAAACCTATGTGCTAGCACTTCCCTGAGACAAGTATTTCATGTGTGTTGCTTGATCAGAATCAATTCCTGAAATGCTCTTACTTTTCATAAAATAAGATGAAGAAGAGGCCACATTTCCTGTTCAATATGCACTAATCGGTTCATTTGGTTAGACTAATGGACTATAATGATCACATTTTGAGGTAATTTCAATGCCCTTAAAAAACATACATCACTACCAAAGGAACTATACATAAACGTTGACTATAATGCTATGATAATAATTTATACCTTCATGCATACCTGCTCAAACTCAAACTAAACTAAAAGTTCAACCTTCAATCGAACCGAACTAAAGTTAACaaaattatgaaattaaaattacaacATCTGCCCCTAATTTGATATTAAtcgttaaaaaaaaaagtagattaATGAACTACAACCTTCAATAGTAGCTATTGCAAGTAGGAGATAGGTTTGGCAACCCTAGTAACCTAATAGTACTACCTTTCTAGGAAGTTTCAGTAGTTTTGTGTTAGAGAGAGAGACCTGGCGCGAGGTGGAGAGGAGAGAGGAGCAGGGCCTTGCGAAGGAATGGAGGCGAGTTAGAAATGCCATTGTTGAAGAAACAAGAAGCTCAATTTGCAGAGGTCAAAGAGAGTTAGCGACTCCGCAAGACAACAGCAACATCACCGTCGTGGCGTTGATGGTTGTGACTTGCGACTGATGTTGCTTTTCAGTTGAGTTGCGCCGCGCATCTTTCCCTCCCAATTTTAGTTTCGGAGATGCCCTGTTCCTCCTTTTTCATTTATACCGGTGATCCAACCCGTCATATTTACTCGTTTAATCGGTAAGTTACCAGTTGAATACTACTTGAATCGGTTAATCtaacttaaataaaaatataaaataattttaaaaaaatctaaaattaaattttacattctatatttttttttttacattttaacaataatactgtcttaatttttaaaataactaatataaaaataaacatattattaattaatattataataatattttaatttaacacaataatataacaattaattagataattaataattaataatcaatTCTAATCAAGCAACTAATAATTACtcataatttattaataactaattttaactatctattagtaattttttttagctTTCACGGTATTCCCCAACCCGACAGGTTAAGGACTAATTCGTCGCGGATCTGAGTTCCATTTAAGAGTCTGTCGCTAGCCAATGgattgctgcatgcacaaggcaaGATTCGAACCCAACACTTATTTAAGCGGACAAGTGAACTAGATCAACCCAAATTCGTTAAGTGTCTATTAGTAATTAACAATCAATTCTAACAATGATAATTTTAAGACtctcaaaattaaaattgaaaataaggtacgtctttattatttttaggataaagtatattttttatctctaaagtttgacaaaagttttaaaagtattctcaaattttattttattttaattttgtctaaaaagttttttatttgcatcaaatatacttctgacggctaatttttcaaaaaatttaaaatcaattcaacaataatttcataagaacaattctcaatacaagcaaatcaagcgtacttttcatgcattattattagattggtcttaaaattttttgaaaatttagccgtTAATgatatatttgatacaaataaaaaaattttgaatcaaaattaaaacaaaataaaatttatggatatttttaaaatttttgaggaacaaaaaatatattttacccttatttttattaatagaaTCATAATATCATAACCATAAAGTAAATACCAATCTCCAAACATTTTCtttccaaatttaaaattagcaAACCAACATTAAATCAGCAATAAGCagataattaaattagtaattaacaaattttttgttCAACAAATTCAAGTTTTCCCGTAAATTCATAACTAAGCAAAGATATCAGAATGttggaataaattaattttaataacccAAATCATCCATATTGaatcaccaaaaaaaaatataacataatgCGAAAGCGTACCTGAATTCATAAATATGAATCATACGATCGGAAGAGTTTGGATCTTGTAGTTCTTTcgatcttcctcaaccaaagcCTTCTGTATTCCTAGGAGGCTGTACTGCAACTCTTTTGATgtggaaagagcaacaaaggcggctttggtatattggggaccgaaaccctgaaggtctatttatatttgagcatggcacccattaaacccttaagcccaaataaaatagtatctaaagcccaaaagataatatatctaaaatccaaaaagataattatctaaggaacaaaagataatatccggttttattctcatttaattccaaatcaaaagtaataatgacttattcaattagcatttataacaataaatgagatcatcattatataagtcatttaatttgaaatagcatcatttgtgattataattgatatatgtattgcccacaaataagttaggaaattaaataatttcctaacaatcTCCCACTTGGGCTATACATATATTCTTTCTTGACATAATCACATTTTATAAACTTTATGCGCGCATCTGAATGCTATTTCTTTCATTACTTTAACAATCTGGTCCGTCTCATACATTAGATATGGAACTACCGCAGCTTTTATCACATTAAATGCCGTGACTAAACCACGCCAATCACCATCCTAATATACTTAACGacatagatcaaatttggatgagtaATATGGAAATTACATGCCAAGTGATCTCATGCATGTCTATTTCCAGCTGGTCCAACTTTATTGAGATCAAACACAATACAAATATTGCAAAATGAACATTTCATATAACATGAAATAAACCATCAACTTAATTCTGCAGAAAATAACTCAATATCTGTCATAGGACATATAGCATGAAATAAACTCCCACTAAACCAAGGCATCATAAATATTGACACCCATCCGAGCAGTGTGCTCATGAAAAACTTTAGGGTTCAATCCCTTGGTAATGGGTCTGCTAGCATATACTCTGTTTCCATATGTCCTATGGAAATCTGTTTTTCTTTAAACTTTCTCCTTGACAACTAAGAAACTTGATGTCTATATGCTTTGATTTTGTCAAGCTCTTATTGTTATTGGAGTATAGTACTTACTGACTTATTGTCACAAAATATCTTTAATGGCCCTTTCAATGTCATCTACTATATGAAGCTTAGTGACAAAGTTTCGCAACCATATGCCATGAAATCGGAATCAGAGTACCTAATGATCTCCAAATTTCCTGATCTCCGATAAATAAGCATGTAATCCTTTGTTCTCTTTAGATAACGCATTATGCGTTTAACAACTATCCAATGATCCATATCCGGATTGCTCAAGTATCTACCTAACACTCTCACTATAAATGATATATCAGGATGTATGTAGACTTGAGCATACATTAAATTCCCTAGTGCTAATGCATAAGGCTTATCATGCATTGCTGTCCTCTCAAGATCATTTTTAGGGCATTGTTTGAGACTGAACTTGTCTCCTTTAGCTACGGGTGTGTCCATTGGTCTACAATTTTTCATGCCATATCTACTTAAAATCTTTTCGATatagttcttttgtgataatccAAGAATACCTTGAGAACGATCTCTTAGTATCTCGATTCCTAATACAAAAGAGGCATCACCAAGATCTTTCATTTCGAATTTGTTCGATAGAAATTTCTTAGTTTCATGCAACAAGCCTATATCGTTACTAGTAAGTAGAATGTCATCAACATCTAAGACCAAAAGGATATATTTACTCCCACTGAACTTGCGGTATACACATTTATCTATAATATTTACCTCAAAACCATATGAGGTAATAACTTGA includes:
- the LOC130936262 gene encoding glucan endo-1,3-beta-glucosidase-like, which produces MAQSYSTVKYSSIPSIILYSLLVLLIFGTATTEATGVCYGNMGSNLPSAQEVVALYKQYNIPRMRIYAPDQNVLEALRGSNIELFMDIPKENLAPLAATQDNANQWVQQYVRNYGNVRFRYISVGNEVKPNEIYAQYVVPAMNNIQNALNAAGLGNQIKVSNTIETGALGQSYPPSQGSFNANYRAAYLDGVIRFLVNNRSPLLVNVYPYFSYFFNQRDIRLDYALFTAPSALVTDGSLHYQNLFDAIVDATYSALEKAGGGSLEIVVAETGWPSDGGVATSLDNARTYNTKLVEHVKLGTPKRPGRPIETYVFAMFDENNKNQSPPPYTYEKFWGLFLPNKQPKYPINLN
- the LOC130936725 gene encoding DNA repair protein recA homolog 2, mitochondrial-like isoform X2 — protein: MTKIGMNMCSLSPAVSTEASDLEFEVIHDDVKATEKDDALRLAVSQLANEFSEESMLSLQKFFGVRRAQVISTGSLKLDIALGMGGLPKGRIVEIYGREAAGKTTLALQVIKEAQKHGGYCAYLDVENALDASLVESIGVNTGKLLVSHPDCAENVLSMVDTLTKSGAVDVIVVDSVAALLPKRELDQLGVSTKLDLQPRLMTQALRKIQYSLSHSQTLIIFVNQIRFSPKSAKGCGPAEEVTCGGNALRFYAAVRLRLSRMGLIKTDDKVEGLRVCVQVAKNKLAPAALKKAELGIKFGGGFCHEAEVLDLACEHGMIVKDEESYLIEGNTFDTRKAAEVYLAEDDRVFDKLVMDLRRLYF
- the LOC130936725 gene encoding DNA repair protein recA homolog 2, mitochondrial-like isoform X1: MAFLTRLHSFARPCSSLLSTSRQSGGRAIMTKIGMNMCSLSPAVSTEASDLEFEVIHDDVKATEKDDALRLAVSQLANEFSEESMLSLQKFFGVRRAQVISTGSLKLDIALGMGGLPKGRIVEIYGREAAGKTTLALQVIKEAQKHGGYCAYLDVENALDASLVESIGVNTGKLLVSHPDCAENVLSMVDTLTKSGAVDVIVVDSVAALLPKRELDQLGVSTKLDLQPRLMTQALRKIQYSLSHSQTLIIFVNQIRFSPKSAKGCGPAEEVTCGGNALRFYAAVRLRLSRMGLIKTDDKVEGLRVCVQVAKNKLAPAALKKAELGIKFGGGFCHEAEVLDLACEHGMIVKDEESYLIEGNTFDTRKAAEVYLAEDDRVFDKLVMDLRRLYF